GCTCGATGGGCTCCGGTGGGGCTTCCGGGGCTTGGGCGCGGGGCTCCTGGCTGGTCTCCGCCGGGTGGTCCGCGCCGTGCGGAATCGCCGTGCGCCGCTGGGGCCGGGGCTGTACGCCCCGCAGCAGCTCGTCCACCGCACGGGCCGTGTTGGGGTGCAGGCGCATCTCCTCGCGGCTCGGCAGCTCCACCACGGAATCGAAGGTGGGTGGTCCGCGACGCTCCGTGACCGTCTTCTGCGTGCCGCGGAAGCGGGCCTCCTCGTCGCCCAGGGTGACCGTTTTCACGCCCCCCACCAGGTCGGCGAGCGTGGGATTGGCGACGAGGTTCTCCAGGGTGTTGCCGTGGGCGGTGCCGATGAGCTGCACGCCCCGCTCGGCGATGGTGCGTGCCGCGTTGGCCTCCTCTCGGGTGCCGATCTCGTCGATGACGATCACCTCGGGCATATGGTTCTCCACCGCCTCGATCATCACGGCATGCTGCTGGTCGGGATGGGGGACCTGCATCCGCCGCGCCCGGCCGATGGCGGGGTGCGGGATGTCGCCGTCGCCGGCGATCTCGTTGGAGGTATCGATGATGACCACCCGCTTTTCCAGGTCATCGGCGAGAATTCGCGCCACCTCGCGCAGCATGGTGGTCTTGCCCACGCCGGGGCGCCCCAGCAGCAGCACTCCCTTGCCCGATTCCACCAGGTCGCGGATGGGCTCCACGGTGCCGTACACGGCGCGCCCCACCCGGAGGGTGAGGCCGACCACCCGTCCCTGCCGGTTCCGGATGGCGGAGATGCGGTGCAGGGTCCCCTCGATGCCGGCGCGGTTGTCCGCGCTGAACTCCCCCAGCGAGGCCACCACCCGGTCCAGGTGCTCGCGGGTTACGGTCTCCGGGCCCAGGTCCCGGGCGTGATCGGGATAGCGCGCCTGGGCCGGACGGCCCACGTCGAGGACGATCTCCACCAGGCCCTCGAGCGGTAGATCCGCCATCCGTTCCCGGAAGGACCGGGGCAGCGTGGCAAGCAGGAGGTGGAGGTCGTCGTTCTGGGTAAGGGGGTGCTCGTTCACGGCGTTCCTGAAGGTAATTGGCGGGGAGGAATCTTTCCCTTATAGATCAACGGAGAGCGGCGGGGTTCCCGGTCCGCGTCCTTGCGGGGAGCCGGGAGTGAAGCGGCCGGTGCATGGGGAAAATTCTGGCCGTTTCCGCAATGATCCCGGATAACATCCGGATTTGTCGGTTGAATTTCTTCGGATTTTGGTATAGAATTTAAAAATCAAAGGAATTCCGCAGAGATGGCGGCCTTTGATCTTCCACTGCCCATGAGGATCTCATCGGCCTTGCAGCGTGCTTCGTCCCCCCGGCTCGAACAGGGGACCCCACCATTGTACCGGACGGCATTCTCCGGCCGCCGGTTCTTCCGTACGCCAAGCCGCCCCGGCCCCTCGCCGGACCAGGCTGGGCATGCTCCATCTCTTCCCGATCGTTGTCCTGGTTTCCAGCCGGGTTCTGATGATGCCGAACGCGGGCGCGCGGACTGACCATGGAAGGGCCCGCAGAACCGAATCGTTCCGCAACCGAAGGAGGTGCAAACCAAAACCGCTATGCCGAGTATCACTGAAGACCACGCTTCTCCCGCCTTCAGCTCCTTGCCGGAAGAGGAGCCCGACTCACCGCAGGATGCTCTGTACTCCGAATGGGCGCTTCCCGCCCTGGAGCGGTTGCCGATCCTCAACCAGATCACGGCCCTGTACAGCTCCTTGGCCTCTTCGGGACTCCAGGCCGTGGTGAGCGGACTAAAGGGGATGCTCACCACGCTCCTGGCCGGTCTGTGAACGGTGGGGTGCCCCGGTCGCTCCGTTGCAGGCACGCACGGGCGCCGGGGAAAGGTGGGCCGGTTGTCTCGGGAAGGTGCGGGGAGGACGGACCGCGCTTCCCGGTGGATAGGGCGGCCCCGGGCCTGGGTGGCCCGGGGTGCCGTGCGGCGCCGGAAGCGGATGCCGGCGCTCAGTGGCTCATTTCCTCACGCAGCAGGAACAGTAGGAACACCATCAGGAAGGATCCCAGGGCGGCCAGGAACAGGGGCCAGGAGAGTAGAGGCAGCCCGCTCCACTGGAACAGCTCGCTGGGAATCCAAAGCAGCAGGCCGAGTCCGGCCCACCGCCGCATGTACACGCCCATGAAGGGGCGGACGAGGGCCCGGTTGCGCGCCCTCTGCTGATCGGCTTCATAACCGTCCCAGACGCTCTCCCACTCGTCCCGTTCCACACGCCTCCCGTAGCCGTCCCGCTTGGGACGGAATTCCTCCCCCTGGCGATCCTTCACAGGCTGCAGGCCCGGGTGGGCCGAAGGCAGAAAGTAGGCGCGAATGGTTTGCCAAAGCATTACCGCTCCCGCCGGGGCTGGGCCCCGGATTAGGCGGCCCGGTCTAGCCGGAGGAGTCGGGGAGGTCCGCCGACGGACTCTCCACGGTCTTCTCCGAAGCGGGCTGAGCCGGTGACACGGACTCGGGAAGCTCCACCTCGTAATGCAGGCTCAGGGCCTCCTTGGCCCGGTCCCAGGCGCGATCGAACTCCCCGGTGTCGTTGGCGGAGGTGATCTGCCCGGCCAGGGTGCGGGCCTCGAACCGGTTCAGGCGCGGATTGGCCCGCCGGAGGACGGCGCTCAGGGTATGCGGGCTGGGGAAGGCGCCGCCGAAGGGTACTTCTTTCCGGTCAACGTAGCATTGGATGGCGCCGCCGACGCAGTAGCCACGCTCCGTGAGGTGAAGACAGCGTGCCGGCATGGGATGCGGGTACATGGACCGGATGGCGCGTACATCATACATGCTGTGCCTCCTCAGGCAGCGGTCTCGATCTTGAGCTCGTCATCTTGGTGCAAGCGTTAGCGCAAGCGCCCGGGTGCCCGGGGCGCGATGCCTCTTTCCCCATTTAGACCATGGAACCCGCTTTTTCTCATCCCCCTAGGGGTTTGAGGGGCTTTCTGGGGAAAAGGCCGTATTGCCGGGGTGCAGACAGGGCCCCGGCCAAGGGGGGTATACTGGTTTCGAACCTTCTCCCGCGGAGAGGCCGGTTCCGGCTATGGGGCGCGAAATCAAGGGCGGTCGCTTCGAGCAGCGGGATTTCGACCGCTTCGCCCGGCGTTTGCGCGGGGACACGGAGCGGCTCCGCGAGCTGTTCCGGGAGGAGGGGTTTTCCCGGCACCACGGCGTCGCGGGCTATGAGCTCGAAGCCTGGCTGGTTGATGTGGATCAGGTTCCCGCCCCGATCAACGAGGCATTCCTACGCCGCGTTGGCCTCCCGGAGGTGACCCCCGAGCTGGCCCGGTTCAATTTCGAGCTGGGTGCCCGGCCCCGGCCGCTCGGCGGGGGCGTGCTCGGGGCCATGGAAGCGGAGCTGGCGGCCAACTGGGCCCGCTGCCGGGAGGCGGCGGAAACGCTGGAAGCGGCGCCCGTCATGATCGGCATCCTGCCCACGGTTACGGACGCCATGCTGGGGCTGGACAATATGTCGGCCCTGGAGCGGTACCGGGCCCTGAACGAGCAGGTCATGCGCGTGCGGCGCGGCCGACCCGTAATGCTGGACATCCAGGGGGCCGAATTCCTGCATACCGAGCATCGGGACGTGATGCTGGAGGCGGTGACCACCTCCTTCCAGCTCCACCTGCAGCCGCCCGCGGAGCGGGCCGTCCGGTACTACAATGCCGCCCTGGTGCTGGCTGGGCCCCTGGTGGGAGCGAGCGCCAACGCGCCTTTCCTGTTCGGCAGGCGGCTATGGCGCGAAACCCGCATCCCGCTGTTCGAGCAGTCGGTGGCGGCGGGTGGATTCGGCGGGGCGGCCTTCGGCCCGGTGAAGCGGGCCTCCTTCGGCAGCGGCTACGTCCGGCACTCCATGCTGGAGCTCTTCGAGGAGAATCTTGCCCATTACCCGGTGCTGCTGCCGGTGGAGCTGGAGGATCCGCCGGAGCATATGGCGCACCTGCGCCTGCATAACGGCACCATTTGGCGCTGGGTCCGGCCGCTGCTGGGGTTCGATACCGACGGCACCCCCCACCTCCGCCTGGAGCATCGGGTGGTTGCGGCCGGTCCCAGCGTGGCCGATACCCTGGCCAACGCGGCCCTCTTCTACGGGCTGCTCCACACCCTGGCGGAGCAGCCGGAGCCGCCCGAGGCGGTGCTGGAGTTCGCCACCGCGCGGGAGAACTTCTATACCGCCGCCAAGCACGGCCTGAAGGGCAGCCTCACCTGGCTGGACGGGCGC
This Thiohalorhabdus sp. Cl-TMA DNA region includes the following protein-coding sequences:
- a CDS encoding R3H domain-containing nucleic acid-binding protein, encoding MADLPLEGLVEIVLDVGRPAQARYPDHARDLGPETVTREHLDRVVASLGEFSADNRAGIEGTLHRISAIRNRQGRVVGLTLRVGRAVYGTVEPIRDLVESGKGVLLLGRPGVGKTTMLREVARILADDLEKRVVIIDTSNEIAGDGDIPHPAIGRARRMQVPHPDQQHAVMIEAVENHMPEVIVIDEIGTREEANAARTIAERGVQLIGTAHGNTLENLVANPTLADLVGGVKTVTLGDEEARFRGTQKTVTERRGPPTFDSVVELPSREEMRLHPNTARAVDELLRGVQPRPQRRTAIPHGADHPAETSQEPRAQAPEAPPEPIEPLPVGEPPGPAPAEESAPGPFGASGPVRIYPYALSRDHVERVIRDLRLEAHTVDRPERANLVIARRSRSDDPRLRQVLEATGAPLHVVKKNTTAQIRRLLEKVFNVLNGLADEEVSEAVREAESAAWQVLTEGEPIELSPHSGKVRQVQHEVAVRYHLVAESVGSEPLRHLVIHPA
- a CDS encoding glutamate--cysteine ligase; this encodes MGREIKGGRFEQRDFDRFARRLRGDTERLRELFREEGFSRHHGVAGYELEAWLVDVDQVPAPINEAFLRRVGLPEVTPELARFNFELGARPRPLGGGVLGAMEAELAANWARCREAAETLEAAPVMIGILPTVTDAMLGLDNMSALERYRALNEQVMRVRRGRPVMLDIQGAEFLHTEHRDVMLEAVTTSFQLHLQPPAERAVRYYNAALVLAGPLVGASANAPFLFGRRLWRETRIPLFEQSVAAGGFGGAAFGPVKRASFGSGYVRHSMLELFEENLAHYPVLLPVELEDPPEHMAHLRLHNGTIWRWVRPLLGFDTDGTPHLRLEHRVVAAGPSVADTLANAALFYGLLHTLAEQPEPPEAVLEFATARENFYTAAKHGLKGSLTWLDGRRRPLAELLRSRLLPQAREGLEDLGCGRSDVERYLGILDERVRRHRTGAAWQIAYTQAHGRDFAALVAAYRRHQDSGAPVHEWPV